In Erythrobacter litoralis HTCC2594, a single genomic region encodes these proteins:
- the gltX gene encoding glutamate--tRNA ligase, translating to MTTTRFAPSPTGRLHVGNIRTALHNWMLAKKHGGRFLLRIDDTDAERSKEEYVHAIRADLAWLGLEPDGEERQSERLEHYEAAFEALKAAGRVYPAYETAQELELKRKIQLGRGLPPIYDRAALKLSDDERAAKEAQGIAPHWRFKLDHDVPITWEDRVRGPQKFDPAQLSDPVIRRADGSWLYMLPSAVDDIDMGITHVLRGEDHVSNTAVQIQMFTALFAAQHDAQQSPPEFAHEALLVGKEGKLSKRLGSLGCDAFRERGIEPEALVAMLARLGTSQPVEPIADRQVLLDTFDLSTFGRAPAKFDDAELERVNTAIVHAMDFEQVKQRLPEGIDAAGWHAIQPNLATVDEAGEWWRLVTGPIEQPEFSDEDRAYLAEAAETLAWDDDPWGTLTAKLKDSTGRKGKALFLPLRQALTGMNHGPDMGELLPLIGEEEARARLQSAADQRGG from the coding sequence ATGACCACGACACGTTTCGCCCCCTCTCCGACCGGCCGCCTACACGTCGGGAATATCCGCACCGCTCTGCACAACTGGATGCTTGCCAAGAAACATGGCGGACGCTTCCTGCTGCGCATCGACGATACCGATGCCGAGCGGTCGAAAGAGGAATATGTCCACGCGATCCGGGCCGATCTGGCGTGGCTCGGGTTGGAGCCGGATGGCGAGGAGCGTCAATCGGAACGGCTGGAACATTACGAGGCGGCGTTTGAAGCGCTGAAAGCGGCGGGGCGGGTCTACCCGGCCTACGAGACCGCGCAGGAGCTGGAGCTCAAGCGCAAAATCCAGCTGGGTCGCGGGCTACCGCCAATCTACGACCGCGCGGCGCTGAAGCTGAGCGACGACGAACGCGCAGCGAAGGAAGCGCAGGGTATTGCACCGCACTGGCGCTTCAAGCTCGACCACGACGTGCCGATCACGTGGGAGGACCGCGTGCGCGGGCCGCAAAAGTTCGATCCCGCACAGCTCTCCGATCCGGTCATCCGCCGCGCCGACGGCAGCTGGCTCTACATGTTGCCGAGCGCTGTCGACGATATCGACATGGGCATCACCCATGTGCTGCGCGGCGAAGACCATGTCTCCAACACCGCCGTGCAAATTCAGATGTTTACCGCGCTTTTTGCTGCGCAACATGACGCGCAACAAAGCCCACCGGAATTCGCGCACGAGGCGCTGCTGGTCGGCAAGGAAGGCAAGCTGTCAAAGCGGCTCGGCTCGCTCGGCTGCGATGCTTTCCGCGAGCGCGGGATCGAGCCCGAGGCGCTGGTCGCGATGCTGGCACGGCTCGGCACGTCGCAGCCGGTGGAGCCGATTGCCGACCGACAGGTACTGCTCGATACGTTTGATCTCTCGACCTTCGGGCGCGCGCCCGCCAAGTTCGACGATGCCGAGCTTGAGCGGGTCAATACCGCCATCGTTCACGCAATGGACTTCGAGCAGGTGAAGCAACGCTTGCCCGAAGGTATCGACGCCGCAGGCTGGCATGCGATCCAGCCCAACCTCGCGACTGTCGACGAAGCGGGCGAATGGTGGCGGCTGGTGACAGGGCCGATCGAGCAGCCCGAGTTCTCCGATGAAGATCGCGCCTATCTCGCCGAAGCCGCGGAGACGCTCGCTTGGGACGACGATCCATGGGGCACTCTGACCGCAAAGCTCAAGGATAGCACCGGCCGCAAGGGGAAGGCGCTATTCCTGCCGCTCCGCCAGGCGCTCACCGGCATGAACCACGGACCCGACATGGGCGAGCTGCTTCCACTGATTGGAGAGGAAGAAGCGCGGGCGCGGTTGCAGAGCGCCGCCGATCAACGCGGCGGTTAA
- the pyk gene encoding pyruvate kinase, producing the protein MSDHTKIDPRGRKVKILATVGPASREPEMLRRLFKAGADAFRVNMSHGDHATHAETIKAIRELEREFYRPVAILCDLQGPKLRVGKFRDGKAVIRHSGHFTLDRNPEPGDETRVELPHPELFGLLSKGDRLLINDGKIRLKVKEADDERIFCSAEVGGVISDRKGVNVPDAEIPIPALTEKDRKDLAFAMENGADWIGLSFVQRPEDLAEARKLMGGKGALCAKIEKPMAVRRLDELIEMSDGIMVARGDLGVELEPQEVPPLQKKIVNATRLKGKPVIVATQMLESMIESPAPTRAEVSDVANAVYDGADAVMLSAETAAGEWPEEAVTIMHKIAQQVERDPGYVERVRLLDTPPDPTTADALAHACMTIADTVPISAVTVFTGSGSTARRVARERPSVPMLVLTPHMRTARRLGLLWGAHAVATKDIGSFEEMIAKGKRMALRHGFGKAGSKLIALAGVPFGTPGSTNLLHVVTLAGDELEKHGG; encoded by the coding sequence ATGTCCGATCATACCAAGATTGATCCACGGGGTCGCAAGGTCAAAATCCTCGCCACCGTCGGCCCCGCCAGCCGCGAACCCGAGATGCTCCGCCGCCTGTTCAAGGCCGGTGCAGACGCCTTCCGCGTCAACATGAGCCATGGCGATCACGCCACCCATGCCGAAACGATCAAGGCGATCCGCGAGCTGGAACGCGAATTCTATCGCCCGGTCGCGATCCTGTGCGACCTCCAGGGCCCCAAACTGCGCGTCGGGAAATTCAGGGACGGCAAGGCGGTCATCCGTCACTCGGGTCATTTCACGCTCGATCGCAATCCCGAGCCGGGCGACGAGACCCGCGTCGAGCTCCCGCATCCCGAGCTGTTCGGGCTTCTCAGCAAGGGCGACCGCCTGCTGATCAATGACGGCAAGATCCGGCTCAAGGTCAAGGAAGCCGATGACGAGCGGATATTCTGTTCGGCCGAAGTCGGCGGCGTGATCTCGGACCGCAAGGGTGTCAACGTGCCGGATGCCGAAATCCCGATTCCGGCTTTGACCGAGAAGGATCGCAAGGATCTGGCGTTTGCGATGGAGAACGGCGCGGACTGGATCGGGCTCAGCTTCGTCCAGCGGCCTGAAGACCTGGCCGAAGCGCGCAAGCTGATGGGCGGCAAGGGCGCGCTGTGCGCCAAGATCGAAAAGCCGATGGCAGTGCGCCGGCTGGATGAGCTGATCGAGATGTCCGACGGCATCATGGTCGCGCGCGGTGACTTGGGCGTCGAACTGGAGCCGCAGGAAGTGCCGCCGCTGCAGAAGAAGATCGTCAATGCCACCCGGCTCAAGGGCAAACCGGTAATCGTCGCAACGCAGATGCTGGAAAGCATGATCGAAAGCCCCGCCCCGACGCGCGCGGAAGTCTCCGATGTCGCAAACGCGGTCTATGACGGGGCCGACGCGGTCATGCTGAGCGCGGAGACGGCTGCGGGGGAATGGCCCGAGGAAGCGGTCACCATCATGCACAAGATCGCCCAGCAGGTGGAGCGCGATCCCGGCTATGTCGAGCGCGTGCGGCTGCTCGATACACCGCCCGATCCGACCACCGCCGATGCGCTGGCGCATGCCTGCATGACCATCGCCGATACCGTGCCGATCAGCGCCGTCACGGTGTTCACCGGCAGCGGCTCGACCGCCCGCCGCGTCGCGCGCGAGCGTCCCTCGGTACCGATGCTGGTGCTGACCCCGCATATGCGCACGGCTCGGCGGTTAGGGCTGCTCTGGGGCGCTCACGCCGTGGCGACCAAGGATATCGGCAGTTTCGAAGAGATGATCGCCAAAGGCAAACGCATGGCTTTGCGCCATGGCTTCGGTAAAGCGGGCAGCAAGCTCATTGCCCTTGCCGGTGTACCGTTCGGGACCCCGGGCAGCACCAATCTGCTGCACGTCGTGACGCTGGCCGGCGACGAGCTGGAGAAGCACGGCGGATGA
- a CDS encoding DUF1244 domain-containing protein, with amino-acid sequence MDTNAPDPLDALDDEVAAAAFRRLVRHLRHRYDAQNIELMGLAGFCRNCLADWIRDAGYGGDKAAARELIHGMPMDEWKATKQMPATEEQLAAMEASLARNAPDLR; translated from the coding sequence ATGGATACGAATGCACCCGACCCGCTCGATGCGTTGGACGACGAAGTGGCCGCCGCCGCTTTCCGCCGGCTGGTGCGCCACCTGCGCCATCGTTACGACGCCCAGAATATCGAGCTGATGGGGCTGGCGGGCTTCTGCCGCAACTGCTTGGCCGACTGGATCCGCGACGCAGGCTATGGCGGCGACAAGGCCGCAGCGCGCGAGCTCATTCACGGTATGCCGATGGACGAATGGAAGGCGACAAAGCAGATGCCCGCGACGGAGGAGCAGCTTGCCGCGATGGAGGCGAGCCTCGCCAGAAACGCGCCCGATCTTCGCTGA
- a CDS encoding DUF2312 domain-containing protein has protein sequence MAEATDDRLRLLIERIERLEEEKKGIADDIRDVYAEAKAVGYDPKIMRQVVRLRKMKPDDRSEQETILETYKAALGMG, from the coding sequence ATGGCTGAAGCCACCGACGACCGCCTGCGCCTGCTGATCGAGCGCATCGAACGCCTCGAGGAAGAAAAGAAGGGCATCGCCGACGATATCCGCGATGTCTATGCCGAAGCCAAGGCGGTCGGCTACGATCCCAAGATCATGCGCCAGGTCGTCCGCCTGCGGAAAATGAAGCCCGACGATCGCAGCGAGCAGGAAACGATCCTCGAAACCTACAAGGCCGCACTCGGTATGGGCTGA
- a CDS encoding SDR family oxidoreductase produces the protein MTTPDTETVDTVNKAFVEETSEEPRMPGHESALDRKPEWQPRYPGSGRLEGKVAIVTGGDSGIGRATAVLFAREGAKVAIAYLEETDDAKATAAAIEDEGSEALLLEGDLGCPDTCKRLVDKVIDTWGQLDVLVNNAGEQHPDDDITDITAEQLQRTFQTNIFSMFYLTQAARPHLKKGAAIVNCTSVTMYKGSDNLLDYSATKGAITAFTRSLSENLVGDGIRVNAVAPGPIWTPLNPCGGQPPEDMDDFGENTPMGRPGEPNEVAPAFLFLACEDSSYMSGQVLHPNGGIVVNG, from the coding sequence ATGACCACCCCCGATACCGAGACCGTCGACACGGTGAACAAGGCCTTCGTTGAGGAAACCTCCGAAGAACCGAGAATGCCGGGACATGAAAGCGCGCTCGATCGCAAGCCCGAATGGCAGCCGCGCTATCCCGGCTCGGGCAGGCTCGAAGGCAAGGTCGCCATCGTCACCGGCGGCGATAGCGGTATCGGCAGGGCGACGGCGGTGCTGTTCGCGCGCGAAGGGGCCAAGGTTGCCATCGCCTATCTCGAGGAAACCGACGATGCCAAGGCAACCGCTGCGGCCATCGAGGACGAGGGCAGCGAAGCGCTCCTGCTCGAAGGCGATCTCGGCTGTCCCGACACCTGCAAGCGTCTGGTCGACAAGGTGATCGACACATGGGGCCAACTCGACGTGCTGGTAAACAATGCGGGGGAGCAACATCCCGACGACGATATCACCGACATCACGGCCGAGCAGCTTCAGCGCACTTTCCAGACCAACATCTTCTCGATGTTCTACCTGACGCAAGCTGCGCGGCCTCACCTCAAGAAGGGCGCGGCAATCGTCAACTGCACCAGCGTGACGATGTACAAAGGTTCGGACAACCTGCTCGACTACAGCGCAACCAAGGGCGCTATAACCGCCTTCACCCGCTCGCTGTCGGAAAACCTTGTCGGCGACGGCATTCGAGTAAATGCCGTTGCCCCCGGCCCGATCTGGACCCCGCTCAACCCATGCGGAGGCCAGCCACCGGAAGACATGGATGACTTCGGCGAAAACACGCCGATGGGACGCCCGGGCGAACCCAACGAAGTCGCTCCCGCGTTTCTCTTTCTTGCCTGCGAGGACAGCTCTTATATGTCCGGGCAGGTGCTGCACCCCAATGGCGGCATCGTCGTGAATGGCTAG
- a CDS encoding heavy metal-binding domain-containing protein has product MIVTTTPMIEGQPIQEYLGIVTGEVIVGANLFRDLFANIRDIVGGRSGSYERILADARNQAIEELQAEAASRGGNAVVGIDLDYEVIGDTGSMLMVSASGTAVKV; this is encoded by the coding sequence GTGATCGTGACGACCACCCCCATGATCGAAGGCCAGCCGATCCAGGAATATCTCGGCATCGTGACCGGCGAGGTGATCGTCGGCGCCAACCTGTTCCGCGACCTGTTCGCCAATATCCGCGATATCGTCGGCGGGCGCTCGGGCAGCTACGAGCGCATCCTCGCCGATGCGCGCAACCAGGCGATCGAGGAATTGCAGGCCGAGGCCGCCTCGCGCGGGGGCAATGCCGTGGTCGGGATCGATCTCGATTACGAGGTGATCGGCGACACCGGTTCGATGTTGATGGTAAGCGCCAGCGGGACGGCGGTGAAGGTTTAA
- a CDS encoding CPBP family glutamic-type intramembrane protease, with protein MSHSTPITPAETVLPLPAFARELTVFLRRPTLPERATGIGLPAMRGVLRLYAIDFVAMSCLTMLAIAVFLAGFEFPENSLSGMELTPGWIAVVVLGAPLIEETLFRSWLSGRPGHILAAIIIAVGLFVTTQTGLTRSDASVNWLAIGAGTATVAAAIFAIVTLRHRPPLTWFAWAFPAIFWLVTALFAVVHLTNYDEGALYILLPMVVPQLIAGSLFGYARVTYGFVSAVALHALHNGTAILIVLLFGEVLPA; from the coding sequence ATGTCCCACTCAACCCCGATCACGCCTGCCGAGACAGTGCTGCCGCTGCCTGCATTCGCGCGCGAGCTCACTGTCTTTCTGCGCCGTCCGACCCTGCCCGAACGCGCGACCGGCATCGGCCTGCCCGCAATGCGCGGCGTGCTGCGGCTCTACGCGATCGACTTCGTTGCCATGAGCTGCCTGACGATGCTGGCGATCGCGGTATTCCTGGCCGGGTTCGAGTTCCCCGAAAATTCGCTGTCCGGCATGGAGCTGACCCCCGGCTGGATCGCCGTGGTAGTGCTGGGTGCGCCGCTTATCGAGGAAACGCTATTCCGCAGCTGGCTGAGCGGCAGGCCGGGCCACATCCTGGCGGCAATCATCATCGCCGTCGGCCTGTTCGTCACCACGCAAACCGGCCTCACCCGATCGGACGCGTCGGTCAACTGGCTGGCCATCGGGGCGGGAACGGCGACCGTCGCAGCCGCGATCTTCGCCATCGTCACATTGCGCCATCGGCCTCCGCTCACCTGGTTCGCGTGGGCCTTCCCCGCGATTTTCTGGCTGGTGACGGCGCTCTTCGCGGTGGTTCACCTGACCAATTACGACGAGGGCGCGCTGTACATCCTGCTGCCGATGGTGGTGCCCCAGCTGATCGCCGGGTCGCTGTTCGGCTACGCCCGCGTCACCTACGGTTTCGTGTCTGCGGTGGCGCTGCATGCGCTGCACAACGGCACTGCGATCCTGATCGTGCTGCTGTTCGGTGAGGTCTTGCCCGCTTAA
- a CDS encoding YebC/PmpR family DNA-binding transcriptional regulator — translation MAGHSKFKNIMHRKGAQDKKRSNLFSKLSREITVAAKMGTPDPDMNPRLRLAVNTAKAQSMPKDNIQRAIDKASAGDDENYEEVRYEGYGPGGSAIIVEALTDNRNRTATAVRTAFSKNGGNLGTEGSVAHGFERLGYIEYGPEAGDEEKVLEAALEAGAEDIQSSRDGHEIWTAAEDLHAVAEALEKALGEAKEVKLAWKPNLTVELDEKDAGVLLKLVDALDDDDDVQTVWGNYDISDEVMEKLDA, via the coding sequence ATGGCAGGCCATTCCAAATTCAAGAATATCATGCATCGCAAGGGTGCGCAGGACAAGAAACGCTCCAACCTCTTTTCCAAGCTCAGCCGTGAGATCACCGTCGCGGCCAAGATGGGCACGCCCGATCCGGACATGAATCCGCGCCTGCGGTTGGCGGTCAACACCGCCAAGGCGCAGTCGATGCCGAAGGACAATATCCAGCGCGCCATCGACAAGGCGAGCGCGGGGGACGACGAAAATTACGAAGAGGTTCGCTACGAAGGCTATGGCCCGGGCGGTAGCGCGATCATCGTCGAAGCGCTGACCGACAACCGTAACCGAACCGCCACCGCTGTGCGCACCGCTTTCAGCAAGAACGGCGGCAATCTCGGCACCGAAGGCTCGGTCGCGCACGGCTTCGAACGGCTCGGCTACATCGAATACGGGCCCGAGGCAGGCGACGAGGAAAAGGTGCTCGAGGCCGCGCTGGAAGCGGGGGCAGAGGATATCCAGTCGTCCAGGGACGGCCATGAGATCTGGACCGCCGCCGAAGACCTGCACGCCGTGGCGGAAGCGCTCGAAAAGGCTTTGGGCGAGGCCAAGGAAGTGAAGCTGGCATGGAAGCCCAACCTGACCGTCGAACTCGACGAGAAGGATGCGGGCGTGTTGCTCAAGCTGGTCGATGCGCTCGATGACGACGACGACGTGCAGACCGTGTGGGGCAATTACGACATCTCCGACGAGGTGATGGAGAAGCTGGACGCATGA
- the ruvC gene encoding crossover junction endodeoxyribonuclease RuvC, which translates to MTIILGLDPSLSCTGWGVIRAEGSRIAHVANGQVKTDAKAPIADRLHHLHAAIAAVIAAHDPDRAAAEEIFINKNPQSTLKLAQARGCVLAACAAGGLAVNEHAARLVKKSVVGTGGADKAQVQAMLKVLMPGAQVAGADAADALAVAIADANLRSIANLRSP; encoded by the coding sequence GTGACCATAATCCTCGGCCTCGATCCCTCGCTCAGCTGTACCGGCTGGGGCGTCATCCGGGCCGAGGGCTCGCGTATCGCGCATGTCGCCAACGGGCAAGTCAAGACGGATGCAAAGGCCCCGATCGCGGATCGCCTGCATCACCTGCACGCTGCCATCGCAGCGGTGATTGCCGCACACGACCCGGACCGGGCGGCGGCGGAGGAGATCTTCATCAACAAGAACCCGCAATCGACTCTCAAGCTGGCGCAGGCGCGGGGCTGCGTGCTGGCGGCCTGCGCGGCGGGCGGCCTGGCCGTCAACGAACACGCCGCGCGGCTGGTCAAGAAATCCGTCGTCGGTACGGGCGGGGCGGACAAGGCCCAAGTGCAGGCCATGCTCAAGGTGCTAATGCCGGGGGCGCAAGTCGCCGGAGCCGATGCCGCTGACGCGCTGGCCGTCGCGATCGCCGATGCGAACTTGCGGAGCATCGCGAACCTCCGTTCGCCCTGA
- a CDS encoding ArsC family reductase, with the protein MTIHLYGIPNCDTVKKARKWLDAQGLEYDFHDYKKEGAERAKLERWADAVGWEVLLNRRGTTFRKLDDADKADIDRDKAIALMLEHTSLIKRPVAEHEDGERILIGFNDSEWENAWC; encoded by the coding sequence ATGACGATCCATCTCTACGGCATACCCAATTGCGACACCGTCAAGAAGGCCCGTAAGTGGCTGGATGCGCAGGGGCTCGAGTACGATTTCCACGACTACAAGAAGGAAGGAGCCGAGCGCGCCAAGCTCGAACGCTGGGCTGACGCTGTGGGCTGGGAGGTTCTGCTCAACCGTCGGGGCACGACCTTTCGCAAGCTCGACGATGCCGACAAGGCGGATATCGATCGCGACAAGGCGATCGCGCTGATGCTGGAGCATACCAGCCTGATCAAGCGACCGGTCGCCGAGCATGAGGACGGCGAGCGCATCCTCATCGGCTTCAACGACAGCGAGTGGGAGAATGCCTGGTGCTGA
- a CDS encoding glycerophosphodiester phosphodiesterase family protein: MLRFCAAALLTLLATPGMALDEDFLVIAHRGASGERPEHTLAAYERAIDQGADYIEPDLVLTRDGVFVARHENEIGQTTDVASRTEFADKRTTKSIDGVAVTGWFAEDFTLAELRTLRAKERIPAIRPANARFDGLYPVPTLEDIVRLVRAKEAETGRRIGLYPELKHPSFLQRATGINPADHLVRELERLEITPQDLVFIQSFETWVLGRLDRLSEFKLVQLIKPDGGPVDEPGVTYAEMVTPDGLAEVATYADGVGVNLALVLQADGSPTSLVSDAAQAGLVVHAWTVRKQNAFLPPGLREGEDGAAVGNYAALLAMLESAGVDGVFTDDVLPTICALGDEANNDDLWCALLSRDQARLPMPRAEDVVE; encoded by the coding sequence GTGCTGAGGTTTTGCGCGGCGGCCCTCCTGACGCTCCTCGCGACGCCCGGCATGGCGCTGGACGAGGATTTCCTCGTCATCGCCCATCGCGGCGCCAGCGGCGAGCGGCCCGAACACACGCTGGCGGCCTACGAACGCGCGATCGACCAGGGCGCGGATTATATCGAGCCCGATCTCGTCCTCACCAGGGATGGCGTTTTCGTCGCGCGGCACGAGAACGAAATCGGGCAGACCACCGACGTTGCAAGCCGAACGGAGTTCGCCGATAAGCGCACCACCAAGTCGATCGACGGCGTGGCCGTTACCGGCTGGTTCGCCGAGGATTTCACCTTGGCCGAATTGCGCACCCTGCGGGCGAAGGAGCGCATCCCCGCGATCCGTCCGGCCAATGCGCGCTTCGACGGGCTCTACCCGGTGCCCACGCTCGAGGACATCGTCCGGCTGGTGCGCGCCAAGGAAGCGGAGACCGGAAGGCGCATCGGGCTTTATCCCGAGCTCAAGCACCCCAGTTTCCTGCAACGCGCGACCGGCATCAATCCTGCGGACCACCTGGTGCGCGAGCTGGAGCGGCTTGAGATCACGCCGCAGGACCTGGTCTTCATCCAGAGTTTCGAGACCTGGGTGCTGGGCCGCCTGGACAGGCTTAGCGAGTTCAAGCTGGTGCAGCTCATCAAGCCCGATGGCGGCCCGGTCGACGAACCCGGCGTGACCTATGCCGAAATGGTGACGCCCGACGGGCTGGCGGAAGTGGCGACCTATGCCGACGGGGTCGGCGTCAACCTCGCCCTCGTGTTGCAGGCCGACGGTTCGCCGACGTCGCTGGTGTCCGATGCCGCGCAGGCCGGCCTCGTCGTCCATGCCTGGACCGTCCGGAAGCAGAATGCCTTCCTCCCGCCCGGCTTGCGCGAGGGCGAGGACGGTGCGGCTGTCGGAAATTATGCCGCCTTGCTGGCGATGCTCGAATCGGCGGGCGTCGACGGGGTCTTTACCGACGATGTCCTGCCGACAATCTGCGCTTTGGGCGATGAGGCGAACAATGACGATTTATGGTGTGCGCTGCTCTCGCGCGATCAGGCGCGGCTACCCATGCCGCGCGCTGAGGATGTAGTTGAGTGA
- the ubiG gene encoding bifunctional 2-polyprenyl-6-hydroxyphenol methylase/3-demethylubiquinol 3-O-methyltransferase UbiG: MTTTTIRPDEAAHFGALAAEWWDPKGSSAMLHRLNPVRLEFIREAIDLHWGGDVEGFTPLADKTALDVGCGAGLLCEPLARLGADVTGVDAAAENIEAAQAHAVGIGLDIDYRHGELAEWGLGQFDLVTCLEVIEHVADKRAFLASLAERLAPGGVMILSTPNKTVKSRLLLVEAAEATGMIPRGTHHWDDFIGPEDLTALLDELGLSVGATRGIAFSPVRGLQLSDDLSLNYILSARHG, from the coding sequence GTGACCACTACAACCATCCGTCCCGACGAAGCCGCGCATTTCGGCGCGCTGGCGGCGGAATGGTGGGACCCGAAGGGCTCGAGCGCGATGCTGCACCGGCTCAACCCGGTGCGGCTCGAGTTCATCCGCGAAGCGATCGACCTGCACTGGGGCGGCGATGTCGAGGGCTTCACGCCATTGGCAGACAAGACCGCGCTCGATGTCGGCTGCGGTGCGGGGCTGCTGTGCGAGCCTTTGGCGCGGCTGGGGGCCGATGTAACGGGCGTAGATGCAGCGGCCGAGAATATAGAAGCGGCGCAGGCCCATGCAGTCGGGATCGGCCTCGATATCGACTACCGGCACGGCGAGCTGGCGGAATGGGGCCTTGGCCAGTTCGACTTGGTCACCTGCCTCGAAGTGATCGAACACGTCGCCGACAAGCGCGCGTTCCTTGCGAGCCTTGCCGAACGCCTCGCGCCGGGAGGAGTGATGATACTCTCGACGCCGAACAAGACCGTCAAATCGCGCTTGCTTCTCGTCGAAGCGGCCGAGGCGACCGGCATGATCCCGAGGGGCACCCATCACTGGGACGATTTCATCGGGCCCGAGGATCTGACCGCGCTGCTCGACGAACTGGGGCTGAGCGTCGGCGCGACCCGCGGGATCGCCTTCTCGCCGGTCAGGGGACTGCAGCTGAGCGATGACCTGTCACTCAACTACATCCTCAGCGCGCGGCATGGGTAG
- a CDS encoding phytanoyl-CoA dioxygenase family protein gives MPELTHFTTDVAPEAIAGALRNDGACIIDDAMAAGQLDRLKREIMPYVEATERGKDDFTGRQTTRTGALVARSETCRDLVMDARLIGACDAFLKDFCDTYQLHLTQLIRIFPGQGEQPLHRDRLAWGGYLPASLEPQLNTIWAVTDFTRENGATRVVPGSNSWAPERRAGESEIAYAEMKAGSVLVYSGSVIHSGGKNRSDADRMGLNITYCLGWLRQEENQYLSCPPEIARDFSPELRALLGYSMGSYALGYFTPPLPPGEGPEITPPDWLFGADASSWGDTLFDSVNERAKTGAM, from the coding sequence ATGCCCGAACTCACACATTTCACGACCGATGTCGCGCCGGAGGCGATCGCCGGCGCGTTGCGGAACGATGGTGCCTGCATCATCGACGATGCCATGGCCGCTGGCCAGCTCGACCGGCTGAAGCGCGAGATCATGCCCTATGTCGAAGCGACGGAGAGGGGAAAGGACGATTTCACAGGCCGACAAACGACGCGCACCGGGGCGCTGGTGGCCCGCTCCGAAACGTGCCGCGATCTGGTCATGGACGCGCGGCTCATCGGCGCCTGCGACGCGTTCCTCAAGGATTTCTGCGACACCTACCAGCTGCACCTGACCCAGCTGATCCGCATCTTCCCCGGTCAGGGCGAGCAGCCGCTGCACCGCGACCGGCTGGCCTGGGGCGGATACCTGCCCGCGTCGCTCGAGCCGCAACTCAACACGATCTGGGCGGTCACCGATTTCACGCGCGAGAATGGCGCGACGCGGGTCGTGCCCGGCTCGAACAGCTGGGCTCCGGAGCGCCGCGCCGGGGAAAGCGAGATCGCCTATGCCGAGATGAAGGCCGGATCGGTGCTGGTCTATTCCGGCTCGGTGATACATTCGGGCGGCAAGAACCGGTCCGATGCCGACCGCATGGGGCTCAACATCACCTATTGCCTCGGCTGGCTGCGGCAGGAGGAGAACCAGTACCTCTCGTGCCCGCCGGAGATTGCGCGAGACTTTTCGCCCGAATTGCGGGCGCTGCTGGGATATTCCATGGGCAGCTATGCGTTGGGGTATTTCACCCCGCCTTTGCCGCCCGGCGAAGGGCCGGAGATTACCCCGCCCGACTGGCTGTTCGGTGCCGATGCCAGCAGCTGGGGCGACACTTTGTTCGACAGCGTCAACGAACGCGCCAAGACCGGAGCAATGTAA